From Granulicella sp. WH15, the proteins below share one genomic window:
- a CDS encoding DUF1440 domain-containing protein translates to MIENMVQDFIEKKLASEATPEHCGARSLAKGLLAGVIAGVAATAAKSLVEKVYPPRTHGEPEPPEVLAEEIAGHPLDGAAKTLAVEGIHWGFGAAAGAAYGALAEYYPAATGKQGANFGMTLMAMTHEGALPALGLSADPAAQTTREKSSEMASHIVFGLVAETVRRLVRRAL, encoded by the coding sequence ATGATCGAGAACATGGTGCAGGACTTCATTGAAAAGAAGCTGGCAAGCGAAGCAACCCCTGAACATTGCGGCGCTCGCTCGCTGGCCAAAGGGCTGCTGGCTGGGGTGATCGCGGGGGTGGCGGCGACGGCGGCTAAGTCATTGGTGGAGAAGGTGTATCCGCCACGGACGCACGGCGAGCCGGAGCCGCCAGAGGTGCTGGCCGAGGAGATCGCCGGGCATCCGCTGGACGGCGCGGCGAAGACCCTGGCTGTGGAAGGGATTCATTGGGGCTTCGGCGCGGCGGCCGGGGCGGCGTATGGCGCGCTAGCCGAGTACTACCCCGCCGCCACGGGCAAGCAGGGAGCGAACTTCGGCATGACCCTGATGGCCATGACCCACGAGGGCGCTCTGCCCGCGCTGGGGCTTTCGGCCGATCCCGCCGCGCAGACAACGCGGGAGAAAAGCTCGGAGATGGCCTCACACATCGTCTTCGGGCTGGTGGCGGAGACCGTGCGGCGGCTTGTGCGGCGGGCGCTCTAG
- a CDS encoding GGDEF domain-containing protein, which translates to MLTLAGPAIAFLFGVLFFGIWMSWRTLCYLRWLAAAFFLFSLALLSHILLIPSDLGLNTVVNCTLYTAATLAFVEGNLRRLSLRSNHLLNATVAILVVGLTTYFYYGLPWLHGREYVMNFGLASLLLVMALRMRRVHLLLDRALFWTLLVFALQFFVRTVLTMGPKGVIGYRASMSDRVWMMQSTFWIWMNFSFLIFTVLIGLLSSAVIAADIVAALQRKAGTDLLTGLFNRRGFEEFAAGQAVRMECQGRSLILFDLDDFKTINDTHGHHAGDAVLSQIGSLLLQYMHSRDAAARLGGEEFAVLLCDPAAGEAEEIAERLRRGIANIRFGEVGLKGRIVTASFGVVELRAGEGLDRALRRADELMYTAKRAGKNRIVANWS; encoded by the coding sequence GTGCTGACGCTCGCCGGCCCCGCCATTGCGTTCCTGTTCGGCGTGCTCTTTTTCGGCATCTGGATGAGCTGGAGAACGCTCTGCTATCTTCGGTGGCTGGCGGCCGCATTTTTTCTGTTCAGCCTCGCGCTTCTGTCGCATATCCTGCTGATTCCAAGCGATCTGGGCCTCAATACGGTCGTCAACTGCACCCTGTACACCGCCGCGACCTTGGCCTTCGTCGAAGGCAACCTGCGGCGGCTGAGCCTGCGGTCGAACCACCTGCTCAACGCGACGGTGGCCATCCTTGTCGTCGGCCTCACCACGTACTTCTACTACGGCCTCCCCTGGCTGCACGGGCGGGAGTACGTGATGAACTTCGGGCTGGCCTCGCTGCTGCTCGTGATGGCGCTGCGGATGAGGCGGGTGCATCTCCTCCTCGACCGCGCCCTGTTCTGGACGCTTCTGGTCTTCGCCCTCCAGTTCTTTGTGCGGACGGTCCTCACGATGGGACCTAAAGGTGTGATCGGCTATCGAGCCAGCATGAGCGATCGCGTCTGGATGATGCAGTCCACCTTCTGGATCTGGATGAACTTCTCCTTCCTGATCTTTACGGTCCTGATCGGGCTGCTGTCCTCGGCCGTCATTGCGGCCGATATCGTGGCCGCGCTGCAGCGCAAGGCAGGCACGGACCTGCTGACGGGCCTGTTCAATCGCCGCGGGTTTGAGGAGTTTGCCGCGGGGCAGGCTGTGAGGATGGAGTGCCAGGGCCGCAGCCTGATCCTCTTCGATCTCGACGACTTCAAGACCATCAATGACACGCACGGCCACCATGCGGGGGATGCGGTTCTCTCGCAGATCGGCTCGCTGCTGTTGCAATACATGCACAGTCGAGATGCGGCGGCGCGGCTGGGAGGGGAGGAGTTTGCCGTGCTTCTGTGCGATCCCGCTGCGGGCGAGGCCGAGGAGATCGCCGAGCGGCTGCGCCGGGGCATCGCCAATATTAGGTTCGGTGAGGTGGGCCTGAAAGGCCGGATCGTTACGGCGAGCTTCGGCGTCGTCGAGCTGCGCGCCGGAGAGGGGCTGGACCGAGCGCTGCGCCGCGCGGATGAGCTGATGTACACGGCCAAGAGAGCCGGAAAGAACAGAATCGTAGCCAATTGGAGCTGA
- a CDS encoding sodium:solute symporter: MSNLHTTALVVFCVLFMLVTLAGFWAARWRRPDAGMHSLEEWGLAGRSFGTWITWFLIGGDLYTAYTVIAVPAAMYGAGALNFFAVPYMVFAYPYMMLVMPKLWQVCHRHGYVTMADFVRGRYGFRWLTVAIALTGILALMPYIALQLVGIKVVIGAMGVHGEWPLAAAFVILAAYTYSSGLRAPAVIAIVKDFMLYAMVLVAVVWLPIKLGGWAHIFTLANTALAAHKPAGSVLLAPPQYMGYITLAIGSAIALMLYPHTATAVLSAGSANTVRRNAAMLPAYSILLGLIALLGFVALAAGVETKESSMVIPLLFLKMFPEWFAGFCLAAVAVGALVPAAIMSIAASNLFTRNLWGEFVRTPMLPHQESNMAKLVSLVVKLGALVFVLKLPAPYAIEMQLLGGIWICQIFPAVMVGLFSKWLHPWALLAGWAVGMGSGTAMAVAMGLKSSVYPVPGIGPMYAAVPALVLNLAVAAVLTVVFRGMGAGMALDRTDAAAYVE; the protein is encoded by the coding sequence ATGTCCAATCTGCATACGACAGCGCTCGTAGTGTTCTGCGTTTTATTCATGCTGGTCACATTGGCGGGTTTCTGGGCAGCGCGGTGGCGCAGGCCCGATGCCGGAATGCACTCGCTCGAAGAGTGGGGGCTGGCGGGGCGCAGCTTCGGCACCTGGATCACGTGGTTCCTGATCGGCGGCGACCTCTACACCGCGTACACGGTGATCGCGGTTCCGGCGGCGATGTACGGGGCGGGCGCGCTGAACTTCTTCGCTGTGCCATACATGGTCTTCGCCTACCCGTACATGATGCTGGTGATGCCGAAGCTGTGGCAGGTCTGCCACCGGCACGGCTACGTGACCATGGCCGACTTCGTGCGCGGACGCTACGGCTTTCGCTGGCTGACGGTGGCGATTGCGCTGACCGGCATCCTGGCGCTGATGCCGTATATCGCGCTGCAACTGGTGGGCATCAAGGTGGTGATCGGCGCGATGGGCGTGCACGGCGAGTGGCCGCTGGCGGCGGCGTTCGTGATCCTGGCGGCGTATACCTACTCGAGCGGGCTGCGGGCCCCGGCGGTGATCGCCATCGTCAAGGACTTCATGCTCTACGCGATGGTGCTGGTGGCGGTGGTGTGGCTGCCCATCAAACTGGGCGGCTGGGCGCATATCTTTACGCTGGCCAATACGGCTCTGGCGGCGCATAAACCGGCGGGGTCGGTGCTGCTCGCACCGCCGCAGTACATGGGCTACATCACGCTGGCTATCGGATCGGCGATTGCGCTGATGCTCTATCCGCACACCGCGACGGCGGTGTTGAGCGCGGGCAGCGCCAACACGGTGCGGCGCAACGCGGCCATGCTTCCGGCGTACAGCATCCTGCTGGGGCTGATCGCGCTGCTGGGCTTCGTCGCGCTGGCCGCCGGGGTCGAGACCAAGGAGTCGAGCATGGTGATTCCGCTGCTCTTCCTGAAGATGTTTCCGGAGTGGTTCGCGGGGTTCTGCCTCGCGGCGGTCGCGGTAGGCGCGCTGGTGCCCGCGGCGATCATGTCGATTGCCGCCTCGAACCTGTTCACGCGCAACCTCTGGGGAGAGTTTGTCAGGACGCCAATGCTGCCGCATCAGGAGTCGAATATGGCCAAGCTGGTCTCGCTGGTGGTGAAGCTTGGCGCGCTGGTCTTCGTCCTGAAGCTGCCTGCGCCGTATGCGATTGAGATGCAATTGCTGGGCGGAATCTGGATCTGCCAGATCTTTCCGGCGGTGATGGTTGGGCTGTTCTCGAAGTGGCTGCATCCGTGGGCGCTGCTGGCCGGATGGGCGGTCGGGATGGGCAGCGGCACCGCGATGGCCGTGGCGATGGGGCTGAAAAGCTCGGTGTACCCCGTGCCGGGGATCGGGCCGATGTACGCGGCGGTGCCCGCGCTGGTGCTGAACCTGGCTGTGGCGGCGGTGCTGACGGTTGTCTTCCGGGGAATGGGAGCCGGGATGGCGCTAGACCGGACGGATGCGGCGGCTTATGTGGAGTAG
- a CDS encoding radical SAM protein has protein sequence MHLIELYKSVQGESSFTGLPCIFVRLAGCNLRCAWCDSEYTFTGGKPFTADEIVAQIEALAPCRLVEFTGGEPMLQAKELLPLMDRLLAEGYTLMMETSGERPLADVPKAVHKIVDVKCPGAGAAANSFRIENLQALTKNDEVKFVLSHREDYEFARNFIAEHALNEKAGGVLLSPAFNKNPSPLRTTDNATLDPRILVEWMMADGIDARLSLQTHKYIWEPMKKGV, from the coding sequence ATGCATCTCATCGAGCTATACAAATCGGTCCAGGGCGAAAGCTCGTTCACCGGCCTGCCGTGCATCTTTGTGCGGCTGGCGGGCTGCAACCTGCGCTGCGCCTGGTGCGACTCCGAGTACACCTTTACCGGCGGCAAGCCCTTCACGGCGGACGAGATTGTCGCGCAGATCGAGGCGCTTGCTCCGTGCAGGCTGGTCGAGTTCACCGGCGGCGAGCCGATGCTACAGGCCAAAGAGCTACTGCCGCTGATGGATCGCCTGCTAGCCGAGGGCTACACGCTGATGATGGAGACCAGCGGCGAACGCCCGCTCGCCGATGTACCCAAAGCCGTGCACAAGATCGTCGACGTCAAGTGCCCCGGCGCGGGCGCGGCAGCCAACAGCTTTCGCATCGAGAACCTTCAGGCGCTCACCAAAAACGATGAGGTCAAGTTCGTCCTCAGCCACCGCGAAGACTACGAGTTCGCCCGCAACTTCATCGCCGAGCACGCCCTGAACGAGAAGGCCGGCGGCGTGCTGCTAAGCCCCGCGTTCAACAAGAACCCCAGCCCGCTCCGCACCACCGACAACGCCACGCTCGACCCCCGCATCCTGGTCGAGTGGATGATGGCCGACGGCATCGACGCGCGGCTCTCTCTCCAGACCCACAAATATATCTGGGAGCCGATGAAGAAGGGCGTTTGA
- a CDS encoding purine nucleoside permease has product MPIPIRVVLITAFEPDAGPVPGELRHWIDRNHLDTVLPFPQGYRDLRFNEQGVLAITTGVGAARAAASVMALGLDPRFDLTYAFILINGIAGIDPVRGSLASAVWCDTVVDGSFAHEIDAREIPQEWPDGFVPIGKSIPYEQPLAHRFNGDDGIVFRLNSKLSEWAFELSRDTELLDTPAMAERRAQFVPSEVANRKPYVLRGAELSSTTFWHGHLLSQRARNWVNYQTEDTATYTITGMEDTGILQSLRFLADAGHIDFDRVLILRTASNFDQQRTGITAAESLAETKVARYSAYLPALENAHRVGNVVVQALLALPDGDSPV; this is encoded by the coding sequence ATGCCCATCCCAATCCGCGTAGTCCTCATCACAGCCTTCGAACCAGACGCCGGGCCTGTTCCCGGCGAACTTCGTCACTGGATCGACCGCAACCACCTCGATACAGTCCTCCCATTCCCGCAGGGCTACCGTGATCTACGCTTCAACGAGCAGGGAGTTCTGGCTATTACCACCGGCGTAGGCGCAGCCCGCGCCGCAGCCTCGGTGATGGCGCTCGGACTCGATCCACGCTTCGACCTCACCTATGCCTTCATCCTCATCAACGGCATCGCGGGCATCGACCCGGTCCGCGGCTCGCTCGCCTCTGCCGTCTGGTGTGACACGGTCGTGGACGGTTCCTTCGCCCACGAGATTGATGCTCGCGAGATCCCGCAAGAGTGGCCCGACGGCTTCGTCCCCATCGGCAAATCCATCCCCTACGAGCAGCCTCTTGCACACCGCTTCAACGGCGATGACGGCATCGTCTTTCGCCTGAACTCGAAGCTCTCAGAATGGGCCTTCGAGCTATCCCGAGATACCGAACTGCTCGATACTCCGGCTATGGCCGAGCGCCGTGCGCAATTTGTGCCTTCCGAGGTTGCAAATAGAAAACCCTACGTCCTGCGCGGCGCGGAGCTATCCTCCACGACCTTCTGGCACGGCCATCTACTCAGCCAGCGCGCGCGCAACTGGGTCAATTACCAGACCGAAGACACCGCCACTTACACCATCACCGGCATGGAGGACACCGGTATCCTCCAGTCGTTACGCTTCCTCGCCGACGCGGGCCACATCGACTTCGACCGCGTCCTGATCCTGCGCACCGCCTCGAACTTCGATCAGCAGCGCACAGGTATCACCGCCGCCGAGTCCTTAGCCGAAACCAAAGTAGCCCGCTACTCGGCCTATCTGCCCGCGCTCGAGAACGCCCACCGCGTGGGCAACGTCGTGGTTCAGGCGCTGCTCGCACTACCCGACGGCGACTCACCCGTATAA
- the queD gene encoding 6-carboxytetrahydropterin synthase QueD, giving the protein MFEVTVEAGFSSGHYLRNYQGKCENPHGHNYKVFVTLVGEELDSSGLLLDFKLLKQVLRPTVAYLDHFMINDLPPFDKELNPSAENLAKYFFDKTREQVHQMSAGRVRVKDCTVYETDTSFARYYE; this is encoded by the coding sequence ATGTTCGAAGTCACCGTGGAAGCAGGTTTCTCCTCCGGCCACTACCTGCGCAACTATCAGGGCAAGTGCGAAAACCCGCACGGCCACAACTACAAGGTCTTCGTTACCCTGGTCGGCGAGGAGCTGGACAGCTCCGGCCTCCTGCTCGACTTCAAGCTGCTGAAGCAGGTGCTGCGCCCGACCGTCGCGTATCTCGACCACTTCATGATTAACGACCTGCCGCCCTTCGACAAGGAGCTGAACCCCAGCGCCGAGAACCTGGCGAAGTACTTCTTCGACAAGACCCGCGAGCAGGTTCACCAGATGTCGGCCGGGCGCGTGCGCGTCAAAGACTGCACGGTCTACGAGACCGACACCAGCTTCGCCCGCTACTACGAGTAG
- a CDS encoding enoyl-CoA hydratase-related protein translates to MSFETLLYEITGPIATVTLNRPKVLHALNAQVFDELERAFTQLLDDPTVRVILLTGSGEKAFAAGADIAELAQTDAAAGERLALQGQGVFRKIEQCGKPVIALVNGFALGGGCELALACTLRIASENARMGQPEVKLGLIPGYGGTQRLPRLVGRAAALQLLLTGEIIGAAEALRIGLVSEVVPAGELPARGLALAQAIVAMAPLAVAGCLEAVERGEELPLDEALAVEAEIFGRLSGTEDKREGTAAFLEKRAAAWVGR, encoded by the coding sequence ATGAGCTTTGAAACACTGCTTTACGAGATAACCGGCCCCATTGCAACGGTCACGCTGAACCGCCCTAAGGTCCTCCACGCGCTGAACGCACAGGTCTTCGACGAGCTGGAGCGGGCTTTCACCCAGCTTCTCGACGACCCCACGGTGCGGGTGATCCTGCTGACCGGCTCGGGCGAAAAGGCCTTCGCCGCCGGGGCCGACATCGCCGAACTGGCCCAAACGGACGCCGCCGCCGGAGAACGGCTGGCCTTGCAGGGCCAAGGAGTCTTTCGCAAGATCGAGCAGTGCGGCAAACCCGTAATCGCCCTGGTGAACGGCTTCGCGCTGGGCGGCGGGTGCGAGCTGGCGCTGGCCTGCACACTGCGCATCGCCAGCGAGAACGCCCGCATGGGCCAGCCGGAGGTGAAGCTCGGCCTGATCCCCGGCTACGGCGGAACCCAGCGTCTCCCCCGTCTGGTGGGACGGGCAGCGGCCCTGCAACTGCTGCTGACAGGCGAGATCATCGGTGCAGCCGAGGCGCTGCGCATCGGACTGGTGAGCGAGGTGGTTCCGGCAGGCGAGCTGCCGGCTCGTGGACTGGCCCTGGCGCAGGCGATAGTGGCGATGGCCCCGCTGGCCGTGGCCGGGTGCCTGGAGGCGGTCGAGCGCGGCGAAGAACTGCCTTTGGATGAGGCACTTGCCGTCGAGGCAGAGATCTTCGGGCGGCTCTCCGGCACGGAAGATAAGCGCGAAGGCACAGCGGCGTTTCTGGAAAAACGGGCGGCGGCGTGGGTGGGGCGCTGA
- the ychF gene encoding redox-regulated ATPase YchF, producing the protein MPLNCGIVGLPNVGKSTIFNALTSAKAQAANYPFCTIDPNTGTVTVPDERLDKITAFVKPNRTVPTTMEFIDIAGLVEGASKGEGLGNQFLGHIRSTDAICHVVRCFDDGEIVHVHGGVNPLHDMEIINTELLLADLDSVEKRYAKIERAAKASSDAKVKAEAETLKKVLDVLNAGKPARTADLGEDEKVYVRDLFLITMKPQLYVANVDEASLVSGNAYTELVEKRAAEEGAQVVKICGQMEAEIAQLDPAERNEFLAEMGLAEPGLNRLIHSAYRLLDLITYFTSGVQEVRAWTIKRGTKAPGAAGVIHSDFERGFIKADCYHCEDLFLYGSEQAVKEKGLLRSEGKEYVVRDGDILFFKFNV; encoded by the coding sequence ATGCCTTTGAACTGTGGAATCGTCGGCCTGCCCAACGTCGGTAAGAGCACCATCTTCAACGCCCTCACGTCGGCCAAGGCACAGGCTGCGAACTATCCTTTCTGCACCATCGACCCCAACACCGGCACCGTCACCGTGCCCGACGAGCGGCTCGACAAGATCACCGCGTTCGTCAAGCCGAACCGCACCGTGCCCACGACGATGGAGTTCATCGACATCGCCGGTCTGGTCGAGGGCGCGAGCAAGGGCGAGGGCCTGGGCAACCAGTTCCTCGGCCACATCCGCTCGACCGATGCTATCTGCCACGTCGTGCGCTGCTTCGACGACGGCGAGATCGTCCACGTCCACGGCGGCGTCAACCCGCTGCACGACATGGAGATCATCAACACCGAGTTGCTGCTGGCCGATCTCGACTCGGTCGAGAAGCGTTACGCCAAGATCGAGCGCGCAGCCAAGGCGTCGTCCGACGCCAAGGTCAAGGCCGAGGCCGAGACGCTCAAGAAGGTGCTCGACGTGCTGAACGCAGGCAAGCCCGCCCGCACGGCCGACCTCGGCGAAGATGAGAAGGTCTACGTCCGCGACCTCTTCCTCATCACCATGAAGCCGCAGCTCTACGTTGCCAACGTCGATGAGGCAAGTCTCGTGAGCGGCAACGCATACACCGAGCTGGTCGAAAAGCGCGCAGCGGAAGAGGGCGCGCAGGTGGTCAAGATCTGCGGCCAGATGGAAGCCGAGATCGCGCAGCTAGACCCCGCCGAGCGCAACGAGTTCCTCGCCGAGATGGGCCTGGCCGAGCCGGGCCTCAACCGCCTGATCCACTCCGCCTACCGCCTGCTCGACCTCATCACGTACTTCACCTCCGGCGTGCAGGAGGTCCGCGCGTGGACGATCAAGCGCGGCACCAAGGCTCCCGGAGCAGCCGGCGTCATCCACTCGGACTTCGAGCGCGGCTTCATCAAGGCCGACTGCTACCACTGCGAAGACCTCTTCCTCTACGGCAGCGAGCAGGCCGTCAAGGAGAAGGGCCTGCTGCGCTCAGAAGGCAAGGAGTACGTAGTCCGCGACGGCGACATCCTCTTCTTCAAATTCAACGTCTAG
- a CDS encoding ATP-dependent DNA helicase, whose amino-acid sequence MPPLTSISPAVPAPPQPKLPTLREFFAPGGILSSSSLAFEHRKGQYEMAQAVESALNDKRHLIVEAGTGTGKTLAYLLPALRYARERQQRVIISTGTKNLQEQLFFKDVPFLESLLGPLKICYMKGRANYLCKSKLYALRDSPLLNGLEEIEQFHQLVVWEKETTTGDRAEVDHLPETSPLWHKLDARTEACLGTTCPDWEQCFVTQMRRNALEADIIIVNHHLFFADLNIKQQAANAPDAGILPEAAAVIFDEAHELEDIASNYFGIGLTNARFDELIRDVELMMRSKDALSSSLLSACNILKDRARMFFAALPVEGPQLGRMPFDRRQDFLESDGDAYLGAANALQRLEGELERIKNVDEAKGLLKRTGDIRSHLKFLLESDDPNVVFWIERRALGGVRNLARGAGMQAFSTHLQATPIDVSQLLTTSLFESHSSVVLTSATLTVAGGFEHITKRLGMPFGRELVVPSHFDYPRQALLYLPPSMPDPREPDFFGHAAERIRRVLEISQGRAFCLFTSYTQMRAMHERMLAELPYPLLLHGTAPRHVLLQQFRDTPNAVLFGTSSFWQGVDVQGEQLSCVIVDRLPFAVPSDPVVKARMEAIEATGGKPFFDLSVPSAVITLKQGFGRLIRSLHDRGVLVLLDPRIQRQRYGRIFLDSLPPYRVTQSIDDVEQFFATDVSS is encoded by the coding sequence GTGCCTCCGCTGACCTCGATCTCGCCCGCGGTCCCCGCACCCCCTCAGCCCAAGCTGCCGACCCTCCGCGAGTTCTTCGCGCCCGGCGGCATCCTCTCCAGCAGCTCGCTCGCCTTCGAGCACCGCAAGGGCCAGTACGAGATGGCCCAGGCCGTCGAATCCGCCCTCAACGACAAGCGCCACCTCATAGTCGAGGCAGGCACCGGCACCGGCAAGACCCTCGCCTATCTGCTGCCCGCCCTCCGCTACGCCCGCGAGCGCCAGCAGCGCGTCATCATATCGACGGGTACAAAAAACCTTCAGGAACAGCTCTTCTTCAAGGACGTGCCTTTTCTCGAATCGCTCCTCGGCCCTCTGAAGATCTGTTACATGAAGGGCCGCGCCAACTACCTCTGCAAGTCCAAGCTCTACGCCCTGCGCGACTCGCCGCTGCTCAACGGGCTCGAGGAGATCGAGCAGTTCCACCAGCTCGTCGTCTGGGAAAAAGAGACCACCACCGGCGACCGCGCTGAGGTCGATCACCTGCCCGAGACCTCGCCCCTGTGGCACAAGCTGGACGCCCGCACCGAGGCCTGCCTGGGCACCACCTGCCCCGACTGGGAGCAGTGCTTCGTCACCCAGATGCGGCGCAACGCGCTCGAAGCCGACATCATCATCGTCAACCACCACCTCTTCTTTGCCGACCTCAACATCAAGCAGCAGGCCGCCAACGCGCCCGACGCGGGCATCCTGCCCGAGGCCGCGGCGGTCATCTTCGACGAGGCCCATGAGCTGGAGGACATAGCCTCCAACTACTTCGGCATCGGCCTCACCAACGCCCGCTTCGACGAGCTGATCCGCGATGTCGAGCTGATGATGCGCAGTAAGGACGCGCTCTCCTCGTCGCTGCTGAGCGCCTGCAACATCCTGAAAGACCGCGCTCGCATGTTCTTCGCCGCGCTGCCCGTCGAAGGCCCGCAGCTCGGCCGTATGCCCTTCGATCGCCGCCAGGACTTCCTCGAATCGGACGGCGACGCCTACCTGGGCGCGGCCAACGCGCTGCAACGGCTCGAAGGCGAGCTGGAGCGCATCAAGAACGTCGACGAGGCCAAGGGGCTGCTCAAGCGCACGGGCGACATCCGCTCGCACCTCAAGTTCCTGCTCGAATCCGACGACCCCAACGTCGTCTTCTGGATCGAGCGCCGCGCCCTGGGCGGGGTCCGCAACCTCGCTCGTGGCGCGGGGATGCAGGCCTTCAGCACCCACCTACAGGCCACGCCCATCGACGTCTCGCAGCTCCTCACCACGTCGCTCTTCGAGAGCCACTCCTCGGTCGTCCTCACCTCGGCGACCCTCACGGTGGCGGGCGGCTTCGAGCACATCACCAAGCGCCTCGGGATGCCCTTTGGCCGCGAACTGGTCGTCCCCAGCCACTTCGACTACCCGCGCCAGGCGCTGCTCTACCTGCCCCCCAGTATGCCCGACCCGCGAGAGCCGGACTTCTTCGGCCACGCCGCCGAGCGCATCCGCCGCGTGCTTGAGATCTCGCAGGGCCGCGCCTTCTGCCTCTTCACCAGCTACACCCAGATGCGCGCCATGCACGAGCGGATGCTGGCCGAGCTGCCGTATCCGCTGCTGCTCCACGGCACCGCGCCACGCCATGTGCTGCTGCAACAGTTCCGCGACACCCCCAATGCCGTCCTCTTCGGCACGTCGTCCTTCTGGCAGGGGGTGGATGTACAGGGCGAGCAGCTCTCCTGCGTCATCGTGGACCGCCTGCCCTTCGCCGTGCCCTCGGACCCGGTGGTCAAGGCGCGCATGGAGGCCATCGAGGCGACGGGCGGCAAGCCCTTCTTCGACCTGTCGGTCCCCTCTGCGGTCATCACGTTGAAACAGGGCTTCGGCCGCCTCATCCGCTCGCTCCACGACCGCGGCGTTCTGGTGCTGCTCGACCCGCGCATCCAGCGCCAGCGTTACGGCCGCATCTTTCTGGACTCGCTGCCGCCCTACCGGGTCACCCAATCTATTGACGACGTCGAGCAGTTCTTCGCAACTGACGTATCCTCGTAA
- a CDS encoding PIG-L family deacetylase, producing MKILILSPHRGTAAFSLALAITRWRAGGHRVTILNVFSRSLHAPWSDADTVHENDRLSYVSALRRKEDESFLRQIPGLAMIDLNLKDAPIRLRCDPATVFALEPSPEDTAIPKIHKALDQNTFDALVLPLALGNHVDHRVVREATLLASTQHPCAFYEDLPYATSSEADSAALPGKLTPVLIHGTHAQPAEFKRRMAVLYASQLDGEEARAIAAFSERYQGAERLWANAAWLASPGLNPL from the coding sequence TTGAAGATTCTCATTCTCTCGCCTCACCGTGGCACTGCCGCGTTTTCGCTCGCCCTCGCCATCACTCGTTGGCGAGCCGGTGGCCACCGCGTCACCATCCTCAACGTCTTCAGCCGCTCGTTGCACGCGCCCTGGTCGGACGCCGACACCGTCCACGAGAACGATCGGCTCTCCTACGTCTCGGCCCTGCGCCGCAAGGAGGACGAGAGCTTCCTGCGCCAGATCCCCGGCCTCGCCATGATCGACCTCAACCTAAAGGACGCTCCCATCCGCCTGCGCTGCGATCCCGCAACTGTTTTCGCACTGGAGCCTTCTCCGGAAGACACAGCTATCCCAAAGATTCACAAGGCACTCGACCAAAACACCTTCGACGCACTGGTTCTGCCGCTGGCGCTCGGCAACCATGTCGATCACCGCGTCGTCCGCGAAGCCACGCTGCTGGCCTCGACACAACACCCCTGCGCCTTCTACGAAGACCTGCCCTACGCCACGTCTTCTGAAGCTGATTCCGCTGCACTGCCCGGCAAACTCACTCCCGTCCTCATCCACGGCACACACGCCCAGCCAGCGGAGTTCAAACGCCGCATGGCCGTGCTCTACGCCTCACAGCTCGACGGGGAAGAGGCCCGCGCCATCGCCGCCTTTAGCGAGCGTTACCAGGGAGCCGAACGCCTTTGGGCCAACGCTGCCTGGCTCGCGTCACCGGGCCTCAACCCGCTCTAG